The Streptomyces aurantiacus genome includes a region encoding these proteins:
- a CDS encoding zinc-dependent metalloprotease — MTSIGGAEMVDWNLAVATATRLVRPGPEVSRDEARAVVAELRRHAKASEEHVRGFTRMGGDDLHDTPVLVVDRPGWVRANVAGFREILKPLLDKMQERRGSTPGGAVLGAVGGKVTGVELGMLLSFLSSRVLGQYETFAPATRDLPAGGPPGSPSGGGRLLLVAPNIVHVERELDVQPHDFRLWVCLHEETHRTQFTAVPWLRDHLEGEIQSFLAETEVDPMTVLERVREAAQSLAGSRPEGEEGEEGRSLVEIVQTPAQREILGRLTAVMSLLEGHADFVMDGVGPSVVPSVAEIREKFQQRRARGASRLDLALRKLLGLDAKLRQYRDGERFVRAVVNEVGMDGFNRVWTSPNTLPTKSEISKPADWVARVHRKAES; from the coding sequence ATGACGAGCATCGGTGGTGCGGAGATGGTCGACTGGAACCTCGCGGTGGCGACCGCGACCCGGTTGGTACGGCCGGGCCCGGAGGTGAGCCGCGACGAGGCCAGGGCTGTCGTCGCCGAGCTGCGCCGGCACGCCAAGGCGTCGGAGGAGCACGTCCGCGGCTTCACGCGGATGGGCGGCGACGACCTCCATGACACCCCGGTCCTCGTGGTCGACCGCCCGGGCTGGGTCCGGGCGAACGTCGCAGGGTTCCGGGAGATCCTCAAGCCGCTGCTCGACAAGATGCAGGAACGTCGCGGCAGCACCCCGGGCGGAGCCGTCCTCGGCGCCGTCGGCGGCAAGGTCACCGGCGTCGAGCTGGGCATGCTGCTGTCCTTCCTGTCCTCCAGGGTCCTCGGTCAGTACGAGACCTTCGCCCCGGCCACACGGGACCTGCCGGCGGGCGGCCCTCCCGGCTCACCGAGCGGTGGCGGCAGGCTTCTCCTGGTGGCACCGAACATCGTGCACGTGGAGCGCGAACTCGACGTCCAGCCTCACGACTTCCGGCTCTGGGTCTGCCTCCACGAGGAGACCCACCGCACGCAGTTCACGGCCGTGCCCTGGCTGCGCGACCACCTCGAGGGCGAAATCCAGTCTTTCTTGGCGGAGACCGAGGTCGACCCCATGACCGTCCTGGAGCGCGTCCGCGAGGCCGCCCAGTCCCTCGCCGGCAGCCGCCCCGAGGGCGAGGAGGGCGAAGAGGGACGCTCCCTCGTCGAAATCGTGCAGACCCCCGCCCAGCGCGAGATCCTCGGCCGGCTCACCGCGGTGATGTCCCTCCTGGAGGGACACGCCGACTTCGTGATGGACGGCGTCGGCCCGTCGGTGGTCCCGTCCGTCGCCGAGATCCGCGAGAAGTTCCAGCAGCGTCGAGCCCGCGGCGCCTCCCGCCTCGACCTCGCCCTGCGCAAGCTGCTGGGCCTCGACGCGAAGCTGCGCCAGTACCGGGACGGCGAACGTTTCGTACGGGCCGTCGTGAACGAGGTGGGCATGGACGGCTTCAACCGCGTGTGGACCTCGCCGAACACGCTTCCCACCAAGTCGGAGATCTCCAAACCGGCGGACTGGGTCGCGCGGGTGCACCGTAAGGCAGAGTCGTGA
- the tilS gene encoding tRNA lysidine(34) synthetase TilS — MGPHPAVAAIRLAVRRVLHDVLTDHAPDTPSRAPLVLVACSGGADSMALASALAFEAPKLGVRAGGITVDHGLQSGSDLRADEVVLRLTELGLAPAESVAVTVGRDGGPEAAARDARYAALDAAAERHGAAAVLLGHTRDDQAETVLLGLARGSGTRSLSGMAAVSGGPGAARRYRRPFLHLDRQTARKACMAQSLPVWDDPHNADPAYTRSRLRHEGLPALEKALGKGVVEALARTAQLSRDDADALDAWAGQAEASVRDAGGLLECAKLYALPPAVRRRILRRAAIEAGAPAGSLFARHIEEIDRLITGWRGQGAINLPGKVVAQRQGGRLVIRQG, encoded by the coding sequence ATGGGTCCCCATCCTGCGGTCGCGGCGATACGCCTGGCGGTCCGCCGCGTACTCCATGACGTCCTCACCGACCACGCCCCCGACACGCCCTCGCGCGCGCCGCTCGTGCTCGTCGCGTGCTCCGGCGGCGCCGACTCCATGGCGCTCGCCTCCGCCCTCGCCTTCGAAGCACCCAAGCTCGGCGTCCGCGCCGGCGGCATCACCGTGGACCACGGCCTGCAGTCCGGGTCCGACCTGCGCGCCGACGAGGTCGTCCTGCGCCTCACCGAACTCGGCCTGGCCCCCGCCGAGTCCGTCGCGGTCACGGTCGGCCGTGACGGCGGCCCCGAGGCCGCCGCCCGCGACGCCCGGTACGCCGCGCTGGACGCCGCCGCCGAGCGGCACGGCGCCGCCGCGGTCCTGCTCGGCCACACCCGCGACGACCAAGCCGAAACCGTCCTGCTCGGCCTCGCCCGCGGCTCCGGCACCCGCTCCCTGTCCGGCATGGCCGCCGTCTCCGGAGGGCCCGGCGCCGCCCGCCGCTACCGCCGCCCCTTCCTGCACCTCGACCGGCAGACCGCCCGCAAGGCCTGCATGGCACAGTCCCTGCCCGTCTGGGACGACCCGCACAACGCCGACCCGGCGTACACCCGTTCCCGGCTGCGTCACGAGGGCCTGCCCGCCCTGGAGAAGGCGCTCGGCAAGGGTGTCGTCGAAGCCCTCGCCCGTACGGCCCAGCTGTCCCGCGACGACGCCGACGCCCTCGACGCGTGGGCCGGTCAGGCCGAGGCCTCCGTACGCGACGCGGGGGGTCTCCTGGAGTGCGCCAAGCTCTACGCCCTGCCGCCCGCCGTGCGCCGCCGCATCCTGCGCCGCGCCGCCATCGAGGCCGGGGCCCCCGCCGGTTCGCTGTTCGCCCGGCACATCGAGGAGATCGACCGGCTGATCACCGGCTGGCGCGGCCAGGGAGCCATCAACCTCCCGGGCAAGGTCGTCGCCCAGCGGCAGGGTGGCAGACTGGTGATTCGGCAAGGCTGA
- the hpt gene encoding hypoxanthine phosphoribosyltransferase, which produces MRVDAKDLGTDLKSVLITKEEIDAKLAELAAKIDAEYAGKDLLIVGVLKGAVMVMADLARALSTPVTMDWMAVSSYGAGTQSSGVVRILKDLDTDIKGKHVLIVEDIIDSGLTLSWLISNLGSREPASLKVCTLLRKPEAAKVAIDVEWVGFDIPNEFVIGYGLDYAEKYRNLPFVGTLAPHVYGG; this is translated from the coding sequence ATGCGGGTGGACGCGAAAGACCTGGGCACCGACCTCAAGTCGGTGCTCATCACCAAGGAAGAGATCGACGCGAAGCTGGCGGAGCTGGCCGCGAAGATCGACGCGGAGTACGCGGGCAAGGACCTGCTGATCGTCGGTGTCCTCAAGGGCGCGGTGATGGTCATGGCGGACCTGGCGCGGGCCCTGTCCACCCCCGTCACCATGGACTGGATGGCCGTGTCCTCGTACGGCGCGGGCACCCAGTCCTCCGGGGTGGTGCGGATCCTGAAGGACCTCGACACCGACATCAAGGGCAAGCACGTCCTGATCGTCGAGGACATCATCGACTCCGGCCTGACGCTGTCCTGGCTGATCTCCAACCTCGGCTCCCGCGAGCCCGCGTCCCTCAAGGTGTGCACGCTGCTGCGCAAGCCCGAGGCCGCGAAGGTCGCGATCGACGTGGAGTGGGTCGGCTTCGACATCCCGAACGAATTCGTCATCGGGTACGGCCTCGACTACGCGGAGAAGTACCGGAACCTGCCGTTCGTCGGGACGCTCGCGCCGCATGTCTACGGCGGCTGA
- the ftsH gene encoding ATP-dependent zinc metalloprotease FtsH, with the protein MDVKRYFRGPVMWIVLAVLAVVVLMQVVGSSGGYKTVDTGQVVQAISDNKVQQAKITTGDEQIIKVELKDGEKIEGSSKIQASYIGDQGVNLATTLQTKYQDKQIPDGYTVSPTKQNAFVGILLSLLPFVLIVVVFLFLMNQMQGGGSRVMNFGKSKAKLITKDTPKTTFADVAGSDEAVEELHEIKEFLQEPAKFQAVGAKIPKGVLLYGPPGTGKTLLARAVAGEAGVPFYSISGSDFVEMFVGVGASRVRDLFEQAKANAPAIVFVDEIDAVGRHRGAGMGGGHDEREQTLNQLLVEMDGFDVKGGVILIAATNRPDILDPALLRPGRFDRQIAVDRPDMQGRLEILKVHQKGKPVAPDVDLGAVARRTPGFTGADLSNVLNEAALLTARGNMKLIDNNMLDEAIDRVVAGPQKRTRIMSDKEKKITAYHEGGHALVAAASPNSDPVHKITILSRGRALGYTMVLPDEDKYSTTRNEMLDQLAYMLGGRAAEELVFHDPTTGAANDIEKATATARAMVTQYGMTERLGAIKFGGDNTEPFLGREMSHPREYSEEVAALVDEEVKKLIENAHNEAWEILVENRDVLDALVLQLLEKETLSKAQIAEIFAPLVKRPARPAWTGSSRRTPSTRPPVLSPRELALTNGTNGASPAITTKSTATAEASPVTETAPEDRTES; encoded by the coding sequence ATGGACGTGAAGCGATACTTCCGTGGGCCGGTCATGTGGATCGTGCTGGCCGTCCTTGCCGTGGTCGTGTTGATGCAGGTCGTCGGCTCGTCCGGCGGCTACAAGACGGTGGACACCGGCCAGGTCGTCCAGGCGATCAGTGACAACAAGGTCCAGCAGGCCAAGATCACCACCGGCGACGAGCAGATCATCAAGGTCGAGCTCAAGGACGGCGAAAAGATCGAGGGCAGCTCGAAGATCCAGGCGAGCTACATCGGCGACCAGGGTGTGAACCTGGCCACCACCCTCCAGACCAAGTACCAGGACAAGCAGATTCCGGACGGCTACACGGTCTCGCCGACCAAGCAGAACGCCTTCGTCGGCATCCTGCTGTCGCTGCTCCCCTTCGTCCTGATCGTCGTCGTCTTCCTGTTCCTGATGAATCAGATGCAGGGCGGCGGCTCCCGGGTCATGAACTTCGGGAAGTCCAAGGCGAAGCTCATCACCAAGGACACCCCGAAGACGACGTTCGCCGATGTGGCGGGCTCGGACGAGGCGGTCGAGGAGCTCCACGAGATCAAGGAGTTCCTCCAGGAGCCGGCGAAGTTCCAGGCCGTCGGCGCCAAGATCCCCAAGGGCGTGCTTCTGTACGGGCCTCCCGGTACGGGCAAGACGCTGCTCGCGCGTGCTGTCGCGGGCGAGGCGGGCGTCCCCTTCTACTCGATCTCGGGTTCCGACTTCGTCGAGATGTTCGTCGGTGTCGGTGCCTCCCGAGTCCGTGACCTGTTCGAGCAGGCCAAGGCGAACGCCCCGGCGATCGTCTTCGTGGACGAGATCGACGCGGTCGGCCGTCACCGCGGTGCCGGTATGGGCGGCGGTCACGACGAGCGAGAGCAGACGCTGAACCAGCTGCTCGTCGAGATGGACGGCTTCGACGTCAAGGGCGGTGTGATCCTCATCGCCGCGACGAACCGCCCGGACATCCTCGACCCGGCTCTCCTGCGCCCCGGCCGTTTCGACCGCCAGATCGCGGTCGACCGCCCGGACATGCAGGGCCGTCTGGAGATCCTCAAGGTCCACCAGAAGGGCAAGCCGGTCGCTCCGGACGTCGACCTGGGGGCTGTCGCGCGTCGTACGCCCGGCTTCACGGGCGCGGACCTGTCGAACGTGCTGAACGAGGCCGCGCTGCTCACCGCGCGCGGGAACATGAAGCTCATCGACAACAACATGCTCGACGAGGCGATCGACCGTGTGGTCGCGGGCCCGCAGAAGCGGACCCGGATCATGTCGGACAAGGAGAAGAAGATCACCGCGTACCACGAGGGCGGACACGCCCTGGTCGCGGCGGCCTCACCGAACTCCGACCCGGTCCACAAGATCACGATCCTCTCCAGAGGGCGTGCGCTGGGCTACACGATGGTCCTGCCGGACGAGGACAAGTACTCCACGACCCGCAACGAGATGCTCGACCAGCTGGCGTACATGCTGGGCGGGCGTGCGGCCGAGGAGCTCGTCTTCCACGACCCGACCACGGGTGCCGCGAACGACATCGAGAAGGCCACTGCCACGGCCCGCGCGATGGTCACGCAGTACGGCATGACCGAGCGTCTCGGCGCGATCAAGTTCGGCGGCGACAACACCGAGCCCTTCCTGGGCCGGGAGATGTCGCACCCGCGCGAGTACTCGGAAGAGGTCGCCGCGCTCGTCGACGAAGAGGTCAAGAAGCTCATCGAGAACGCGCACAACGAGGCCTGGGAGATCCTGGTCGAGAACCGCGACGTGCTCGATGCGCTGGTGCTCCAGCTACTGGAGAAGGAGACGCTGAGCAAGGCGCAGATCGCCGAGATCTTCGCTCCCCTCGTCAAGCGTCCGGCCCGTCCCGCGTGGACCGGCTCCTCCCGCCGGACGCCGTCCACCCGCCCGCCGGTGCTCTCCCCCAGGGAGCTGGCACTGACGAACGGGACGAACGGTGCCAGCCCCGCGATCACCACGAAGTCCACCGCAACCGCGGAGGCCTCCCCGGTGACCGAGACGGCCCCCGAGGACCGCACCGAGAGCTGA
- the folE gene encoding GTP cyclohydrolase I FolE: MTDPVTLDGEGRIGDFDEKRAENAVRELLIAVGEDPDREGLRETPGRVARAYREIFAGLWQAPEDVLTTTFDLGHDEMILVKDIEVFSTCEHHLVPFRGVAHVGYIPSTSGKITGLSKLARLVDVFARRPQVQERLTTQVAESLMEMLEPRGVIVVVECEHMCMSMRGIRKPGAKTITSAVRGQLRDAATRNEAMSLIMAR, encoded by the coding sequence ATGACCGACCCCGTGACGCTGGACGGAGAGGGCAGGATCGGCGACTTCGACGAGAAGCGCGCCGAGAACGCCGTGCGCGAACTGCTGATCGCGGTCGGCGAGGACCCGGACCGTGAGGGCCTGCGGGAGACGCCGGGGCGGGTGGCCCGGGCGTACCGGGAGATCTTCGCGGGGTTGTGGCAGGCACCTGAGGACGTCCTGACGACGACGTTCGATCTCGGCCACGACGAGATGATCCTGGTGAAGGACATCGAGGTGTTCTCGACCTGTGAGCACCATCTGGTGCCCTTCAGGGGCGTCGCGCACGTCGGCTACATCCCGAGCACGTCCGGCAAGATCACGGGACTGTCCAAGCTGGCCCGTCTCGTGGACGTCTTCGCCCGGCGGCCGCAGGTGCAGGAACGGCTCACCACGCAGGTCGCCGAGTCGCTGATGGAGATGCTGGAGCCGCGCGGCGTGATCGTCGTGGTGGAGTGCGAGCACATGTGCATGTCGATGCGGGGGATCCGCAAGCCGGGGGCCAAGACCATAACGTCGGCCGTGCGGGGGCAACTGCGCGACGCTGCCACCCGTAATGAGGCCATGAGCCTCATCATGGCGCGGTGA
- a CDS encoding DUF3180 domain-containing protein gives MKELRIRTLAAVFLVAGVLSWAGARLWNSVGTLPRVPLAAPVVLALIAVVLLATALSLRARLKAQRERRPGAKGVDPMMAARAVVFGQASALVAALVAGMYGGTGAFLLEFLDIPARRDQAVYAGFSVLAGIAVIAAAFFLERVCKLPEDDDTNGSPAPAA, from the coding sequence GTGAAAGAGCTGCGCATCAGGACGCTGGCCGCGGTGTTCCTCGTGGCCGGGGTGCTGTCCTGGGCAGGTGCCCGCCTGTGGAACTCGGTGGGTACGCTCCCCCGGGTCCCCCTCGCGGCCCCCGTCGTCCTGGCTCTGATCGCCGTGGTCCTGCTGGCCACGGCGCTCTCCCTCCGGGCCCGTCTGAAGGCCCAGCGCGAGCGCCGGCCCGGCGCCAAGGGAGTTGACCCCATGATGGCCGCCCGCGCGGTCGTCTTCGGTCAGGCGAGCGCCCTGGTCGCCGCCCTCGTCGCCGGGATGTACGGCGGCACGGGCGCCTTCCTCCTGGAGTTCCTCGACATCCCCGCCCGCCGCGACCAGGCCGTCTACGCCGGCTTCTCGGTCCTGGCGGGCATCGCCGTCATAGCGGCCGCCTTCTTCCTGGAGCGTGTCTGCAAGCTCCCGGAGGACGACGACACGAACGGCAGCCCGGCCCCGGCGGCGTAG
- the folK gene encoding 2-amino-4-hydroxy-6-hydroxymethyldihydropteridine diphosphokinase: MTAFTGGQSDPTVQPVPASVVERVDAADTTLQNPRRAVLSLGSNLGNRLETLQGAVDALEDTPGVRVKAVSPVYETEPWGVAPGSQPSYFNAVVVLRTTLPPSSLLERAHAVEEAFHRVRDERWGPRTIDVDIVAYADVVSDDPALTLPHPHAHERAFVLAPWHDVDPEAQLPGHGPVAQLLAAVPRDGVAPRADLELQLPE, translated from the coding sequence ATGACCGCGTTCACCGGGGGCCAGAGCGACCCGACCGTACAGCCGGTGCCCGCCTCGGTGGTGGAGCGCGTGGACGCCGCCGACACGACCCTGCAGAACCCCAGGCGCGCCGTCCTCTCCCTGGGCTCGAACCTGGGCAACCGCCTGGAGACCCTCCAGGGCGCCGTCGACGCCCTGGAGGACACCCCCGGCGTCCGCGTCAAAGCGGTCTCCCCGGTGTACGAGACGGAGCCGTGGGGCGTGGCCCCGGGCAGCCAGCCGTCGTACTTCAACGCGGTGGTCGTCCTCAGGACGACCCTCCCGCCCTCGTCGCTCCTGGAGCGGGCCCACGCGGTCGAGGAGGCCTTCCACCGGGTCCGGGACGAGCGCTGGGGACCCCGCACGATCGACGTCGACATCGTGGCGTACGCGGACGTGGTCTCGGACGATCCGGCCCTGACCCTCCCCCACCCGCACGCCCACGAGCGCGCCTTCGTCCTCGCCCCCTGGCACGACGTCGACCCCGAGGCCCAGCTGCCCGGCCACGGCCCCGTGGCACAGCTGCTCGCCGCGGTCCCCCGGGACGGTGTCGCGCCCCGGGCCGACCTGGAACTCCAGCTGCCCGAATAG
- the folB gene encoding dihydroneopterin aldolase, with the protein MDRVALRGLRARGHHGVFPKEREEGQTFIVDITLGLDIRPAAADDDLTKTAHYGIVAEEVVAVVEGEPVNLIETLAERIAQTCLKHDGVQEVEVCVHKPDAPITVPFDDVTVTITRSRA; encoded by the coding sequence GTGGATCGTGTCGCGCTGCGCGGCCTCAGGGCCCGTGGGCACCACGGTGTCTTCCCCAAGGAACGCGAAGAGGGCCAGACCTTCATCGTGGACATCACGCTGGGCCTGGACATCCGCCCGGCGGCGGCCGACGACGACCTCACCAAGACCGCGCACTACGGCATCGTGGCGGAGGAGGTCGTGGCCGTCGTCGAGGGCGAGCCGGTGAACCTCATCGAGACGCTCGCCGAGCGCATCGCCCAGACGTGCCTGAAGCACGACGGGGTCCAGGAGGTCGAGGTGTGCGTCCACAAGCCGGACGCCCCGATCACGGTCCCCTTCGACGACGTGACCGTCACCATCACCCGGAGCCGAGCATGA
- a CDS encoding nuclear transport factor 2 family protein — protein sequence MSAPHTDVEQVELANTAFYEALERGDFEELSSLWLTPSDLGHDEEYHDPAQAGEVSCVHPGWPVLNGRGEVLRSYALIMANTEYIQFFLTDVHVSVTGDTALVTCTENILSGGPPPEDSDELGPLVGQLVVATNVYRRTPDGWKIWSHHASPVLAETEEDEPDEPSA from the coding sequence GTGAGCGCCCCGCACACGGACGTCGAGCAGGTCGAGCTCGCCAACACCGCCTTCTACGAGGCACTGGAGCGGGGCGACTTCGAGGAGCTCTCCTCGCTCTGGCTGACGCCGTCCGACCTGGGCCACGACGAGGAGTACCACGACCCGGCGCAGGCCGGCGAGGTCTCCTGCGTCCATCCCGGCTGGCCGGTGCTCAACGGCCGCGGCGAGGTCCTGCGCTCGTACGCGCTGATCATGGCGAACACGGAGTACATCCAGTTCTTCCTGACCGACGTGCACGTCTCCGTCACCGGCGACACCGCGCTGGTGACCTGCACGGAGAACATCCTCAGCGGCGGTCCCCCGCCCGAGGACAGCGACGAACTCGGCCCCCTCGTCGGCCAGCTCGTCGTCGCCACGAACGTGTACCGCCGCACACCGGACGGCTGGAAGATCTGGTCGCACCACGCCTCGCCCGTCCTGGCCGAGACCGAGGAGGACGAGCCGGACGAACCGTCCGCCTGA
- the folP gene encoding dihydropteroate synthase produces MSKKSGRGHVAGLPAWDRCAVMGVVNVTPDSFSDGGHWFDTTAAVKHGLDLVEEGADLVDVGGESTRPGAARVDEAEELKRVIPVVRGLAAEGVTVSVDTMRASVAERSLAAGAALVNDVSGGLADPAMIPAVAAAGAPFVVMHWRGFLQGSTVRGSYEDVVSEVVDELHARVEAVLAGGIAPDRVVVDPGLGFSKEAEHDLVLLAHLDRLREIGHPLLVAASRKRFLGRVLAGPQGAPPPARERDAATAAVSALAAHQGAWAVRVHEVRATADAVRVARAVEGARTTEGSR; encoded by the coding sequence ATGAGCAAGAAGAGCGGGCGCGGCCATGTCGCGGGCCTTCCGGCATGGGACCGCTGCGCGGTCATGGGCGTCGTGAACGTGACGCCCGACTCCTTCTCGGACGGCGGCCACTGGTTCGACACGACCGCGGCCGTCAAGCACGGCCTCGACCTGGTCGAGGAGGGTGCCGACCTGGTGGACGTGGGCGGTGAGTCCACCCGCCCCGGCGCCGCCCGTGTGGACGAGGCGGAGGAGCTCAAGCGGGTGATCCCCGTCGTCCGCGGCCTCGCCGCCGAGGGCGTCACCGTCTCCGTCGACACGATGCGCGCCTCCGTCGCCGAGCGCTCGCTCGCCGCGGGCGCCGCCCTCGTCAACGACGTCAGCGGCGGCCTCGCCGACCCGGCGATGATCCCGGCGGTCGCCGCCGCGGGCGCCCCCTTCGTGGTCATGCACTGGCGCGGCTTCCTCCAGGGCAGCACCGTACGGGGGTCGTACGAGGACGTCGTCTCCGAAGTCGTCGACGAGCTCCACGCGCGCGTGGAGGCCGTTCTGGCGGGCGGAATCGCCCCGGACCGGGTCGTCGTCGACCCGGGCCTCGGCTTCTCCAAGGAGGCCGAGCACGACCTCGTCCTGCTCGCCCACCTCGACCGTCTCCGGGAGATCGGCCACCCCTTGCTGGTGGCCGCGTCCCGCAAGCGCTTCCTGGGCCGCGTACTCGCCGGTCCGCAGGGTGCCCCGCCGCCCGCGCGGGAGCGCGACGCCGCCACCGCCGCGGTCTCCGCGCTCGCCGCCCACCAGGGCGCGTGGGCCGTACGCGTCCACGAGGTGCGGGCCACCGCCGACGCCGTCCGGGTCGCCCGGGCCGTGGAAGGCGCTCGCACGACAGAGGGATCCCGGTGA
- a CDS encoding phosphatidylglycerol lysyltransferase domain-containing protein, producing the protein MSGEVPDRTGRLRSVLRGPRPEAVPVLVARACTLVGVLDIAAGVFPRFRHSRMHTLAEVLPGALGPFAAALSLSAGVLLLLLAHGLRRHKRRAWRAAVVLLPAGALAQFTYRHSLVGVVISLALLAPLLRHRSQFTALPDPRSRWRALANFVLMGAGSLVLGLVIVSVHPDRMVGDPSLADRISHVMYGLFGFEGPVDYTGTTSWTVAFSLGALGLLTAVTTIYLAFRPEHPAARLTEDDETRLRALLEKHGGRDSLGHFALRRDKAVVFSPSGKAAVTYRVVSGVMLASGDPIGDVEAWPGAIERFMDEARAHSWTPAVMGCSETGGEVWTRETGLDALELGDEAVVDVADFSLAGRAMRNVRQMVKRIERAGYETRVRRIRDLGENELDRIRAAAEDWRGTDTERGFSMALGRIGDPADGDCLIATAHKADEEPGPYGDLKAVLHFVPWGTDGVSLDLMRRDRSADPGMNELLIVAALQAAPRLGITRVSLNFAMFRAALARGEKIGAGPVLRAWRGLLVFLSRWFQIESLYKFNAKFRPYWEPRFVVYRSSRDLPRIGLAAMQAEGFVSLALPRVLRRRPKPPRPCAHAVTERDARAA; encoded by the coding sequence ATGTCGGGCGAGGTTCCGGATCGAACGGGCCGACTGCGGAGTGTGCTCCGCGGTCCGCGCCCCGAAGCCGTCCCCGTCCTGGTCGCCAGGGCCTGCACGCTCGTCGGAGTCCTGGACATCGCCGCGGGCGTCTTCCCGCGCTTCCGCCACAGCCGTATGCACACGCTCGCGGAGGTGCTGCCGGGCGCGCTCGGCCCGTTCGCCGCGGCCCTGTCGCTCAGCGCGGGCGTTCTGCTGCTGCTCCTGGCCCACGGGCTGCGCCGGCACAAGCGGCGGGCATGGCGGGCCGCGGTGGTGCTGCTCCCTGCCGGTGCCCTCGCTCAGTTCACGTACCGGCACTCGCTCGTCGGCGTCGTCATCTCGCTCGCGCTGCTCGCGCCGCTGCTGCGCCACCGGAGCCAGTTCACGGCGCTGCCCGACCCGCGCAGCCGCTGGCGGGCACTCGCCAACTTCGTCCTCATGGGCGCCGGTTCACTCGTCCTCGGCCTGGTCATCGTCAGCGTCCACCCGGACCGCATGGTCGGCGACCCCAGCCTCGCGGACCGCATCAGCCATGTGATGTACGGCCTGTTCGGCTTCGAGGGGCCCGTCGACTACACGGGCACCACGTCCTGGACGGTGGCCTTCTCCCTCGGCGCGCTCGGCCTGCTGACCGCCGTCACCACCATCTACCTGGCCTTCCGCCCCGAACACCCGGCCGCGCGCCTCACCGAGGACGACGAGACCCGGCTGCGCGCCCTCCTGGAGAAGCACGGCGGTCGCGACTCGCTCGGCCACTTCGCACTCCGCCGCGACAAGGCGGTCGTCTTCTCGCCGAGCGGCAAGGCGGCCGTGACCTACCGCGTCGTCTCCGGGGTGATGCTCGCCAGCGGTGACCCGATCGGCGACGTCGAGGCCTGGCCGGGCGCGATCGAGCGCTTCATGGACGAGGCCAGGGCCCACTCCTGGACCCCCGCCGTCATGGGCTGCTCCGAGACGGGCGGCGAGGTCTGGACCCGCGAGACCGGTCTCGACGCCCTCGAACTGGGCGACGAGGCGGTGGTGGACGTCGCGGATTTCTCCCTGGCCGGGCGCGCGATGCGGAACGTGCGCCAGATGGTGAAGCGCATCGAGCGAGCTGGCTACGAGACGCGGGTACGGCGCATCCGTGACCTGGGCGAGAACGAGCTCGACCGGATCCGCGCGGCCGCGGAGGACTGGCGCGGCACGGACACCGAGCGCGGCTTCTCCATGGCACTCGGCCGCATCGGCGACCCGGCGGACGGCGACTGTCTCATCGCGACGGCCCACAAGGCGGACGAGGAACCGGGCCCGTACGGCGACCTGAAAGCCGTGCTCCACTTCGTTCCCTGGGGCACGGACGGGGTCTCCCTGGACCTCATGCGCCGCGACCGCTCGGCGGACCCCGGCATGAACGAACTCCTCATCGTGGCGGCCCTCCAGGCGGCTCCCCGCCTGGGCATCACCCGGGTCTCGCTGAACTTCGCGATGTTCCGCGCGGCCCTGGCACGCGGCGAGAAGATCGGCGCGGGCCCGGTCCTGCGGGCGTGGCGCGGCCTGCTGGTGTTCCTCTCCCGCTGGTTCCAGATCGAGTCGCTCTACAAGTTCAACGCGAAGTTCCGTCCCTACTGGGAGCCCCGCTTCGTCGTCTACCGCTCCTCCCGCGACCTCCCCCGCATCGGCCTCGCCGCCATGCAGGCCGAGGGCTTCGTGAGCCTCGCCCTCCCGCGCGTCCTGCGCCGCCGCCCGAAGCCGCCCCGCCCCTGCGCCCACGCGGTGACGGAACGGGACGCGAGAGCGGCGTAA